In Massilia violaceinigra, one DNA window encodes the following:
- a CDS encoding 2OG-Fe(II) oxygenase, giving the protein MDDFIEIYDNALTSEQCAAIVARFGASGKVVRGKTGNGVDTTKKDSYDLTISAHEEWQDVAGIMMQAVREHLCAYMNKYRMMLIGALSPQVMHPVTGEPVTLSPENFDECGTAHIDELMRTMYRAGQINVQKYVQASGGYHHWHSEIYPQNASCESLHRALLFQFYLNDVEEGGETEFYYQKRKIEARQGRLIIAPAGFTHSHKGHVARSGDKYIATSWILFQRAEVLYGASA; this is encoded by the coding sequence TTGGACGACTTCATCGAGATTTACGACAATGCCCTCACGAGCGAGCAGTGCGCAGCCATCGTCGCGCGCTTCGGCGCCAGCGGCAAGGTCGTGCGCGGCAAAACCGGCAACGGCGTCGACACGACCAAGAAAGACAGCTACGACCTGACCATTTCGGCGCACGAGGAGTGGCAGGACGTGGCGGGCATCATGATGCAGGCCGTGCGCGAGCATCTGTGCGCCTACATGAACAAATACCGCATGATGCTGATCGGCGCGCTGTCGCCGCAGGTGATGCATCCGGTCACCGGCGAGCCGGTCACGCTGTCTCCCGAAAATTTCGACGAATGCGGCACCGCCCATATCGATGAGCTGATGCGCACCATGTACCGCGCCGGCCAGATCAACGTACAAAAGTACGTGCAGGCCAGCGGCGGCTATCATCACTGGCATTCCGAGATTTATCCGCAGAACGCGAGCTGCGAAAGCCTGCACCGCGCGCTGCTGTTCCAGTTCTACCTGAACGACGTGGAAGAGGGCGGCGAGACGGAGTTCTACTACCAGAAGCGCAAGATCGAAGCGCGCCAGGGGCGCCTGATCATCGCGCCGGCCGGCTTTACCCATTCGCACAAGGGGCACGTGGCGCGCAGCGGCGACAAATACATCGCGACCTCGTGGATACTGTTCCAGCGCGCCGAGGTGCTGTATGGCGCCTCCGCTTAG
- a CDS encoding SDR family oxidoreductase, translating to MANTDENALNSQVEAVADKQRAIQSRQDQKDASASKEESKEAVQTGGPVQPAPPLPSQHLVKPGIEASMELKPRFMAEGYKGSGKLQGQTAIITGGDSGIGRAVAVLFAREGADVAIFYLNEHEDAEETKRCIEAEGQRCITVAGDVKDMAFCKEAVDKVVAEFGRLDVLVNNAAFQEHAESLLDLTEERFDETMRTNIYGYFHMAKCALPYLKRGAAIINTGSVTGLQGSGKLLDYSATKGAIHAFTMSLASNLLDQGIRVNAIAPGPVWTPLNPADQPPEKIAEFGQKTDMRRPAQPEELSPAYVFLASAVCSSYITGIVLPVTGSVGS from the coding sequence ATGGCAAATACGGATGAGAACGCACTGAATTCACAGGTTGAGGCGGTCGCCGACAAGCAGCGCGCGATCCAGAGCAGGCAGGATCAGAAAGACGCCTCGGCCAGCAAGGAAGAAAGCAAGGAAGCGGTGCAGACGGGCGGCCCGGTGCAGCCGGCGCCGCCGCTGCCGTCGCAGCATCTGGTCAAACCCGGCATCGAAGCGTCGATGGAACTCAAGCCGCGCTTCATGGCCGAAGGCTACAAGGGCAGCGGCAAGCTGCAAGGGCAGACGGCCATCATCACCGGCGGCGACTCGGGCATCGGCCGCGCGGTGGCCGTGCTGTTCGCGCGCGAAGGCGCCGATGTGGCGATTTTCTATCTGAACGAGCACGAAGACGCGGAAGAAACCAAGCGCTGCATCGAGGCCGAAGGCCAGCGCTGCATCACGGTGGCGGGCGACGTCAAGGATATGGCGTTCTGCAAGGAAGCGGTCGATAAAGTCGTGGCCGAATTCGGCCGCCTCGATGTGCTGGTCAATAACGCCGCCTTCCAGGAACATGCGGAGTCGCTGCTGGACCTGACCGAAGAGCGCTTCGACGAAACCATGCGCACCAATATCTACGGCTACTTCCACATGGCCAAGTGCGCCCTGCCCTATCTCAAGCGCGGCGCGGCGATCATCAACACCGGGTCGGTCACCGGGCTGCAGGGTTCGGGCAAGCTGCTCGATTACTCGGCCACCAAGGGCGCGATCCACGCGTTCACGATGTCGCTGGCATCCAATCTGCTGGACCAGGGCATCCGCGTGAATGCGATTGCGCCAGGGCCGGTATGGACCCCGCTCAATCCGGCCGACCAGCCGCCGGAGAAGATCGCCGAGTTCGGCCAGAAGACCGACATGCGCCGTCCGGCCCAGCCGGAGGAGCTCTCGCCGGCGTATGTGTTTCTGGCCTCGGCGGTGTGTTCGAGCTATATCACCGGCATCGTGTTGCCGGTCACAGGCAGCGTAGGCAGCTAA
- a CDS encoding phytanoyl-CoA dioxygenase family protein, with product MRAHFEQLGYALAPAVLSPAECARLGELVQPVASASGGTRCLLSQPWCAALAARLRADPGLAACLDPDALAVQCTYFEKSAGRNWLVPMHQDLSIPVAARVDAPALRGWSVKEGAVFVQAPPALLRELVAVRVHLDPCSAGDGPLVVVPGSHRAGVIAPADLPAARAVTPAVACIAGAGGALVMRPLLLHASSKALGQSRRRVLHFVFGPRTLPHGLEWNIAV from the coding sequence ATGAGAGCGCACTTCGAGCAGTTGGGCTATGCGCTGGCGCCCGCTGTGCTGTCGCCGGCCGAATGCGCGCGGCTGGGCGAGCTGGTACAGCCGGTCGCGTCGGCGTCGGGCGGTACGCGCTGCCTGCTGTCGCAGCCGTGGTGCGCCGCGCTGGCCGCGCGCCTGCGCGCCGATCCTGGGCTGGCCGCCTGCCTCGACCCGGATGCGCTGGCGGTGCAGTGCACCTACTTTGAAAAGTCGGCGGGCCGCAACTGGCTGGTGCCGATGCACCAGGACCTGAGCATTCCGGTGGCGGCGCGCGTCGATGCGCCCGCATTGCGCGGCTGGTCGGTCAAGGAAGGCGCCGTGTTCGTGCAGGCGCCGCCGGCGCTGCTGCGGGAACTGGTGGCCGTGCGCGTGCACCTTGACCCGTGCAGCGCCGGCGACGGCCCGCTGGTGGTGGTGCCGGGCTCGCACCGCGCGGGCGTGATTGCGCCGGCCGACCTGCCCGCCGCCCGGGCTGTTACCCCGGCCGTCGCCTGCATCGCCGGTGCCGGTGGCGCGCTGGTGATGCGCCCGCTGCTGCTGCATGCGTCGTCCAAGGCGCTCGGGCAGAGCCGGCGCCGGGTGCTGCACTTTGTGTTCGGCCCGCGCACCCTTCCGCACGGCCTGGAATGGAACATCGCCGTGTAA
- a CDS encoding GGDEF domain-containing protein, giving the protein MSQQIGLYLNPVGQRRVDFQGMYADMFARLFIADGTEQASVLLGQERVDLLIIDLERFDSSFDLDGLGELIACRAGAPVLLLCPFISAGWLPALMKFGPLAYAIAPLDDTDLRGAITAQLDAPSAPETHADDLRSLLALRTRLQQALVDVDDLINVAEQICIALCDASGAVHASLFRMDVPGDLQLEAQYSPTGLNLARVLHRSDRLLQSPLRHAFPGLVAACSNEMALLDAPAKAGEPELALSLVDKGVEMVIGLPLGSAPGSAMAGSLCLMFGRARQFGGEELDSFVALAQLAGFGLRMAAMSRENEALLGRVTHLATVDALTGVANRRHGEHLLELEIKRARRYKVPLALIGFDIDRFKAINDQFGHPVGDAALRTVAEVTQSVLRASDVLIRSGGEEFLIIVPHNSAIDALKIAEKIRLAVAQTDIAGCDRLTISLGVGQLADQESADALMLRVDAALGRAKRAGRNCVELAMS; this is encoded by the coding sequence ATGTCGCAGCAGATTGGACTTTATCTAAATCCGGTAGGACAGCGTCGGGTCGATTTCCAGGGCATGTACGCCGATATGTTCGCGCGCCTGTTCATCGCCGACGGCACCGAGCAGGCCAGCGTCCTGCTGGGCCAGGAGCGGGTCGACCTGCTCATCATCGATCTCGAACGGTTCGACAGCAGCTTCGATCTCGACGGGCTCGGTGAGCTGATCGCGTGCCGCGCCGGTGCGCCGGTGCTGCTCCTGTGTCCCTTTATCAGTGCCGGCTGGCTGCCCGCGCTGATGAAATTTGGTCCCCTGGCGTACGCCATCGCGCCGCTCGACGATACCGACCTGCGCGGGGCGATCACGGCGCAGCTGGACGCGCCCAGCGCGCCCGAAACGCACGCGGACGACCTGCGCTCGCTGCTGGCGTTGCGTACCCGGCTGCAGCAGGCGCTGGTCGATGTGGACGACCTTATCAACGTGGCCGAACAGATTTGCATCGCGCTGTGCGACGCTTCCGGCGCCGTGCACGCGTCGCTGTTCCGGATGGATGTGCCGGGCGACCTGCAGCTCGAAGCGCAGTACTCGCCCACGGGCCTTAATCTGGCGCGCGTGCTTCACCGCAGCGACAGGCTGCTGCAGTCGCCGCTGCGGCATGCATTTCCGGGCCTGGTCGCCGCTTGCAGCAACGAGATGGCCTTGCTCGACGCGCCGGCCAAGGCCGGCGAGCCGGAACTGGCGCTCTCGCTGGTCGATAAAGGCGTCGAGATGGTCATCGGGCTGCCGCTGGGGTCCGCGCCGGGCAGCGCCATGGCCGGGTCGCTGTGCCTGATGTTCGGGCGCGCGCGCCAGTTCGGCGGCGAGGAACTCGATTCGTTCGTGGCGCTGGCGCAGCTGGCCGGCTTCGGCCTGCGCATGGCCGCGATGAGCCGCGAGAACGAAGCTTTGCTGGGGCGCGTGACGCACCTGGCCACGGTCGACGCGCTGACCGGGGTGGCCAACCGGCGCCACGGCGAGCACCTGCTCGAACTCGAAATCAAGCGCGCCCGCCGCTACAAGGTGCCGCTCGCATTGATCGGGTTCGACATCGACCGCTTCAAGGCCATCAACGACCAGTTCGGCCATCCGGTGGGCGACGCCGCGCTGCGCACGGTGGCGGAAGTGACCCAGTCGGTGCTGCGTGCCAGCGATGTGCTGATACGTTCGGGCGGCGAGGAGTTTTTGATCATCGTGCCGCATAACAGCGCCATCGACGCACTCAAGATCGCCGAGAAGATCCGCCTGGCGGTGGCCCAGACCGATATCGCAGGCTGCGACCGCCTCACCATTTCGCTCGGCGTGGGGCAGCTGGCCGACCAGGAAAGCGCCGATGCGCTGATGCTGCGGGTCGATGCGGCGCTGGGCCGGGCCAAGCGCGCGGGACGCAACTGCGTGGAACTGGCGATGTCGTAA
- a CDS encoding DinB family protein produces MNQFSRYLIAQAYNNAWANHRLLRACAQLSQEEFELATRTSFFPSIKMTLNHILTVDWFYIDAMERAARGDEPHPDYCAAFFEPEEPFATCAELWAAQKLCDQRLIAYCRRLDEATLARDVGILRDDGLKLDTPARLLAHLFQHQIHHRGQVHAMLAGTGVAPPQLDEFYSRGESEDRAPDFAELGFTEADVWGTSAP; encoded by the coding sequence ATGAATCAATTTTCGCGCTACCTGATCGCACAGGCCTACAACAACGCCTGGGCCAATCACCGTCTGCTGCGCGCCTGCGCCCAACTGTCGCAGGAAGAGTTTGAACTGGCCACGCGCACCAGCTTTTTCCCGTCGATCAAAATGACGCTCAATCACATTCTGACGGTCGACTGGTTCTATATCGACGCCATGGAACGCGCGGCGCGCGGCGACGAGCCCCATCCGGACTACTGCGCAGCCTTTTTCGAGCCGGAAGAGCCGTTTGCCACCTGCGCCGAGCTGTGGGCCGCGCAAAAATTGTGCGACCAGCGCCTGATCGCCTATTGCCGCCGGCTCGACGAAGCCACGCTCGCACGCGACGTCGGCATCCTGCGCGACGACGGGCTCAAACTCGATACGCCCGCGCGCCTGCTGGCGCACCTGTTCCAGCATCAGATCCACCACCGTGGGCAGGTGCACGCGATGCTCGCCGGGACTGGGGTCGCGCCGCCGCAGCTCGACGAATTCTACAGCCGTGGCGAGAGCGAAGACCGGGCGCCGGATTTCGCGGAACTGGGCTTTACCGAGGCCGATGTCTGGGGTACTTCAGCACCGTGA
- a CDS encoding SulP family inorganic anion transporter, whose amino-acid sequence MLQWLRNYRRALLPGDISAGIVVALMMIPQGMAYALVAGLPPVAGIYASILPPILYALFGSSMTQSVGPMAIISLMTAAALAPLAAPGSGLYIVLAAQLALASGAVLLLCGLLRLGYVANFFSRPVMSGFTIGAAIVIAVGQLKVLAGGALPQVHVPSAMLGGAAIVLLLLAKYYLAALLRSAGLPARVADIGARLAPMLVVLGATLLSAVMDLPALGVQCTGEVASGLPGLNLATSSAHWRALLQPALLIGFMIFLLGMSAAQTLALKRQEKLQSNMELVGLGVANIGSALTGGLPVTGSLSRSGVNFAAGANTPLASIITGVLLALALVAPTGWLALLPLPALAATIIVAVLGMLELDTLRTAWRYDRGDALALLATAGGVIALGVDYGVILGVLLSLGTLIWRASRPHIAVLGRIAGTEHFRNIERYPAGTVPDVLMLRIDANLFFGNVEAVNARIEDELALHPATRHLVLVMTAVSSIDTSALFGLGELNLALRQRGIGLHLAEVKGPVMDRLKTSDLIGAINGRIFLSAAMASDALALK is encoded by the coding sequence ATGCTGCAGTGGTTAAGAAACTACCGGCGCGCGTTGCTGCCCGGTGATATCAGCGCCGGCATTGTCGTCGCCCTCATGATGATCCCGCAGGGGATGGCCTATGCCCTGGTGGCCGGCTTGCCGCCTGTCGCCGGCATCTACGCCAGCATTCTTCCGCCCATTCTGTACGCGCTGTTCGGATCGAGCATGACCCAGTCGGTCGGCCCGATGGCGATCATCTCGCTCATGACGGCGGCCGCCCTGGCGCCGCTCGCCGCGCCCGGCTCCGGCCTGTATATCGTGCTCGCCGCCCAACTGGCCCTCGCTTCCGGTGCGGTGCTGCTTCTGTGCGGCTTGCTGCGGCTCGGCTACGTGGCCAATTTTTTTTCGCGTCCGGTCATGAGCGGCTTCACCATCGGCGCCGCCATCGTGATCGCCGTCGGCCAGTTGAAGGTGCTGGCCGGGGGCGCGCTGCCGCAGGTGCACGTGCCGAGCGCAATGCTGGGCGGCGCGGCGATCGTCTTGCTGCTGCTCGCAAAATACTATCTGGCGGCGCTGCTGCGCAGCGCCGGCTTGCCGGCCCGCGTTGCCGACATCGGCGCGCGCCTCGCCCCCATGCTGGTGGTGCTCGGCGCCACGCTGCTGTCGGCCGTGATGGACCTGCCGGCGCTGGGCGTGCAATGCACCGGCGAAGTCGCTTCCGGCCTGCCTGGCCTGAACCTGGCCACTTCCAGTGCTCACTGGCGCGCGCTGCTGCAGCCGGCGCTGCTGATCGGCTTCATGATCTTTTTGCTGGGGATGTCGGCCGCGCAAACGCTCGCGCTCAAGCGCCAGGAAAAACTGCAAAGTAATATGGAGCTGGTCGGCCTGGGCGTGGCCAACATCGGCAGTGCGCTCACGGGCGGCCTGCCGGTCACCGGCAGCCTGTCGCGTTCGGGCGTGAACTTCGCGGCCGGCGCCAACACGCCGCTGGCGAGCATCATCACCGGCGTGCTGCTGGCACTGGCGCTGGTCGCGCCGACCGGCTGGCTCGCGCTGCTGCCACTGCCCGCGCTGGCCGCCACGATTATCGTGGCGGTGCTGGGCATGCTGGAACTGGACACCCTGCGTACCGCGTGGCGCTACGACCGCGGCGACGCGCTGGCCCTGCTGGCGACAGCGGGTGGCGTGATTGCGCTGGGCGTCGACTACGGTGTCATTCTCGGCGTGCTGCTCTCGCTCGGCACCCTGATCTGGCGCGCCAGCCGCCCGCATATCGCGGTCCTGGGCCGTATCGCCGGCACCGAGCATTTCCGCAATATCGAACGCTACCCGGCCGGCACCGTGCCGGACGTGCTGATGCTGCGCATCGACGCCAATCTCTTTTTCGGCAATGTGGAAGCGGTCAACGCCCGCATCGAAGACGAGCTGGCGCTGCATCCGGCCACCCGCCACCTGGTGCTGGTGATGACGGCGGTCAGCTCGATCGACACGTCGGCCCTGTTCGGCCTGGGCGAACTGAATCTGGCGCTGCGCCAGCGCGGCATCGGCCTGCATCTGGCCGAAGTCAAGGGGCCGGTCATGGACCGCCTGAAAACCAGCGACCTGATTGGCGCGATCAACGGCAGGATTTTCCTGAGCGCGGCGATGGCGTCGGACGCGCTGGCGCTCAAATGA